ggatgaaatttcaaaagaacaacatttatttatagaattatgtatgtttataaaattatacatgtttttactctatttttttatatcaatttaatgcatccttgctaaatagagTATTAATTCTTTCCAAAGaatttaaatcttactgaccccaaaatttaaaATGGTAGTTTTAAATggtagcaatgttttttttttaaacatttattttatcatgcTCCTGTGCTTTTAAGATATTATTTCacctttaaatttacatttttagttatgAAAGTTACAGAATGatttagtatttaatttttaaaaagattaaGGACATTTTAACTCTTCATAATATGAGTTCTTTAACATGCGTTTAAGGGATGTTTAGTCCATCATGATTAGAAACCACTCAAAATATTGCAcgtttgtacattttaaataaaataactaacttGCATTCACTTTTCATAGGTCTTCTTCATCTTCTCTCATAAAACTGTCCACTATGATGCTTTTAATCCATCAATAATGCCTGTTTGCTGTTTGATGGCCATTTGGTCATAGATTTCACCTTCCACACCAACGACCCCTCCATATACGCCCGCCGTTACCCTGCCAATCAGTGGAGCGACTCCTGCTTTAATTCTAAGGAGGTGGGGCAGAGTTTGGCATCTGTTCTCCTGCCCTTATGTGACCCGACCCTGGAGCATCCCGCCGGCTCACCGTCTGACCACAACCACCTCATTCCAGTGTATAATCAGGCCAAGATCCAAGGTCACTATTTCTCATTCTGAATTTCTGAATCAGTACCTAGGAAACAAAACATCACAGAGACTTCAATGTCAGCTCTTTTAAAGAACACCTTAGTAACTGCctcaaacaccctagcaacccccaAACAACTAGAACACTCTGGAAAAATGCTCTATAATCCACTCAAAACACTTTAGCAACCAAGAATACCCTAACAACCTGCTAGCCTCCAGAACACTAGAGATTCCAtataaaacaccttagcaactgcatagaacCCCCTAGCAATGAGAACACTCTAGAAAATCCACTCAAAACTCAGCAACTGCATAGCAGCACCAGGTAACCACCCTAGCATCATAAAGAACATTTTTGCTTGTGCAAACAATTAAGGTATTCTTCAGAagtgtaacattttacaataactgTCCCTTTGCAAGAATCAATCAAGTGCTCTTTATGAGTTTATTATAAGATCCAGTGTCCCTTTTTATTAGGATTTTAATACTTTTCTTCCATTTTATAGGCATGCAGGAGTTTAAAACATTTAGCATGTGTTGCGTCTCCCCGTTTTTCCCCCTCATCTAATTCTGACTGACACCGAACTATTGACAGTTCATTTGCATAATCTAATCACGGGCTAAGTGATTATAACAGAATGGACCATCTGTTACACAGAAACAGCATCTGATATGAGATAAACAGctttataattatatttgtgGTGTTCCGGTGAAAATGCTATTAATTGTTTGTTTATAAAAACAAGAGTTATGaggaataatttataataattctcATATACACAGGGGCAAAATCAGGGGTAACTGATTGACCACGCTGGTGTATGAAGCACATAAGATGAACATGCAAAGtaaggtgtgtctgtgtgtgtgtgtctgtgtgtgtgtgttgtcattatttgctcaccctcatatcGCCTCACACCTGAGTGAactatgtatttaaatacaaatgtgactttttaatatccttttttatttttattttttatttttttgagagaaCTGGTTCTTGGATCTTTATCATGACTGCTTCGCTGACTTTGAACAGGAAATACGGCAAATCATGGACTCTGCCAAACTAGAGGTCAGTTTCCTGTACATCTAAATCTCTGTTAGAAGCATTTGTTCTGTAAAAAGCCTTACCAGAACATCTTTTGATGTCAGATAAACgcattaatgcaattatttaaCATGGTTGAACATGTATGTGTCATGCACCAATCCTTTTAATGCAATGTATTTCATGCATTTAGTTCTGGTGGGGCAGAAATAcaaccaaaaattaaataaaataaaactggttcgtctaaaatacatataaagtgaaatcaaatgaaatgaaatgaaataaaaaagctttCAAATCAGATTTCAGATGCACCAAATGTCTTTGTTCAAGTTTGGCAATATATTGTatgtggaataaaataaaataaaaataaataaaaaaccctaCACAGGtttctctaaaataaaataaaataaaaatcagacatcagaTGCAACATATGTGTTTGTCCAAGTTAGATAAGCAAACCATCTTGcccaataaaatgcaataaaaaactaCACACAGGTTCCACTAAAAGAAGAACATcaagcataataaaaataaaataatattttcatattacGACACAAAAAACAAGACTTTTGTGTCTTCACAGGGTGAGAATGGTTCAGTGTCAATGCAAAAGGCTCTTCAGAATAAACAGAGTTCGATCAGTGTTCTCTGAGGAAGAGAGTTCTGGATTATCTGAAGTACAACAGATACCATCTGACTATGTACGTCTGGCTGTAATCAAtatccatttaatatttaaacgtTTTTATTCAGTACTTTATCTGTTTTATCCTGTATTTATTTCCTACATTTGCTGTGCCATATGTTTGGGGGGAACACATTGTGGGGGTTGGGGCTCAAAGATCTTCAcagcaaataaataaagcttCTTGTTTTGTCAAATGCAAATGTTTGGTGTGTATTGGGTGACAGTACATGTCAAGTATCTGACTTTGCTCTTTTGAATACACCATGTATGCTGTCCAGTATTATATTATTTGATGTCTCCTCGGCGGTGGGGCAGATAAGAGCAGCAGAATGAGGGAAATCTGACCGGTTGTAAAGACGGAGCGCAGCAGCAGCTGTATGATAATGAATGTGGGGCAGAAAATCATAGACGCATGATTCAACAGTCGCATGTCACATAGCTCATCTATTTTAGAATGTTTAGCACTGGTGAATAATGTGACCAGATcagatattaaaaacaaaataaaataaaaaattataaaaagaaattaaataaaaagaaacttacACGTGAGATTTTAAATGCAACAAATGGCTTTGTCTAAGTCAGGCAAGTAAACCATCTTGCCTATTAAGCTCAAAGTTAATTgtggaaattaattaaaatttaaaataaacacaggtTCCACCAAActtcacattgataataataataataacaataaactacATAGATTCTTCTAAAATGCACAtcaagtttaataaataaataaagcttatcAGATATCAGATGTGTTTGTCAACGTTTGGCAAGTAAACCATCTTGCACATGAATCTAAAAGTTGGGTATTGAACAtgtaattattcatattcatattcatattattattattattattattattatctttttttttttttttttttttttttttttaaatgcaataaaaacctACAAATTTTTCTAAATTGCACATCGagtgtaataaaataacaaaagaaaataatttttaaaacagCTTACATCAGGTGTTCAAATTAGGCAAGTAGCCCATCTGGCCCAAATGCATCTTgtatgtgtaaataaaataaaatgaatgcaatACACATAAATGCTCATGAGTTATGAAACATAAATGCTCAGAGTTATGAAATCACATGCAGCAAATGTGTTTGTCTGCAATTGCAATAATGCCATTTTTGTGACGTTCTCCAAACGATTCGAGGGAGATTATGAGAAATTCCGCTATGACCAGACCGTTGCATTGGAATGACATCATCACACACGAGCacaatgctgctgctgctgctgctgatgatgatgatgatggcacGAGCGAGATTGCAGACAGGAATGAGTCCGTTTGAACAGAAGGATGATGTGCGACTGTTCCTGCCGCTCGCGCAAGCGTGTCTTTTGTGATGCAAACAAGAGGAGCCTCTTTTATGAATTATGTATGCGCGCAATGAGTGATTAATACGTCCCGCATTCAACTGTCGCACATGTCCGGAGCCCGCGGGCGtctgatttatatatttaattagtcgCGAGACAAATATTACGCATGCAACTTGCAGGCCTTTTGCAGCACGAACTGATTTAAGGACGTTTGGTTTAAAACTGCGCCGCTTTGCGCGCGTGAGCATTAACAACGGAACTTCTTTGTTGCCATTTCCCCCTTTTAATTTGAAATTCTGATGCTCGAAGAGCGAAGGAGCCCCTAAAAGGTGGCTGACAAAGGCAGGGCACGTGTGCATTGACGGGAAGCATCAAAGCGTGAAAAGAGGAGGAACCAGCGTGTGCCTAAAGCATCCTAATATAATAAACCTCAGGTACATCTGCCCGAGCAATCTGCAGACCCTCCCATCTCCAAATCCACAGAGATTTCAGCTACATCTGATTGGAGGAGGCAGCGAGGGGCGAGAACAATGTCATCATTCCTGCTTAAAAAGACTGCTGCTATGCCTCCGTGATGGAAAGATCACCGCACGCGTCCAAATATAGTACCAGGTGTGCCTCTGATTCTAACCCGTCTGAAGTGCCTTTCAGCTGGCGAAGATGCCGAGAGGATTTTTAGTCAAGAGAAATAAGAAAGCGACACCTGTTTCATACCGCGTCCGGTCGGAGGAGGATGAGCAGGGCGCGTTTCCAAGCGCGCAGCAGGACGCGGCGGGCGCGCACCGCCCGGCGTCGCCGCGCACGGACTCGGTGCAGCCGGTGCAGTTCGGGAACCCAGAGGTTGTGTACCGATCCATGTACAGTCCAACCCGACCCGTGAGCAGAGAGCACGAGAGGGCGTGTTTGGAAAGACGCTTCAATCTCAGCTCGCCCATTTCGGCGGAGTCCTTCCCGGCGGCGCCCAACGGCTCCGATCACGCGCCCTTCGCTCCAGTGGATCTTAAAATCGGCACCAGCAACAGCACCAGAACCGGCACCACATTAACCACCAAACGACCCGCATCAGACACAGAGCGCAAAGGAAAACCAGCATCCAAGAAAGCCAAAGCTATGCGCAAACTGCAGTTTGAGGACGAAGTCACCACTTCCCCGGTTCTGGGATTGAAGATCAAAGAAGGTCCGGTGGAGCAAAAACCCAGATCTCAGTGCACAGGCAGCGACAAGCCGCTAGGAGAGTTCGTGTGTCAGCTGTGTAGAGAGGCATACGCCGATCCCTTCTCTCTAGCCCAACACAAATGCTCAAGAATCGTCCGGATCGAGTACAGATGCCCCGAATGCGACAAGCTCTTCAGCTGCCCGGCAAACTTGGCCTCGCACCGGCGGTGGCACAAACCCAAAACAGCACCGCAGAACCCGGAGAGCAATAAAACCCCCGCGCCTCAAAAAGAGGAGACTTCCAGCGACAGAGATACTCCGAGTCCTGAACTTTCCGAATCCGGATCCGAAGACGGGCTTTATGATTGCCAGCACTGTGGGAGGAAGTTCAAACGTCAGGCGTACCTGAAAAAGCACGTGATGGCGCACCACGACGCGTGCGATAAATCCCAAAGTCAGGCGCCGCTGAATCTGAGCGCGTCCGAGTGCCACAGCCACCTGTGCCCGGTGTGCGGAGAAAACTTCCCCAGCAGAGTGAGCCAGGAGCGGCACATCCGTCTGCTGCACTCGGCGCAGATCTACCCCTGCAAATACTGCCCAGCCATGTTCTACAGCTCGCCGGGACTCACGAGACACATCAACAAATGCCACCCGTCGGAAAACAGGCAGGTGATCCTGCTTCAGATGCCTGTGCGTCCAGCCTGCTGAAGCAAAGCTGTGCCTTAAACCAGTGCTTCTCTACCCACCTCTCGGATAACTCAGGAGCGGTTGACCTCCAAACCGGGTCGGGAAGCACTGCATTAACCCACAGAATAGACCTGGACGAGCACCAGATGAGACTATTTTCAAATTTAAGGTAGTTGATCTACAACAGGTTAGACTGTTCGCTTATTTTTCTAGGATCTCCGCACAAgtgcttttagcttttagacCTAAGAATCCTAGAACATGCCTTGAATTCACAGGCTGTATATATGTCTCCATCGTCTCTAGCTTTAATAGAGCTTGTGAATCTGTGGACTTTGACTGTAGCTTTCCAAACAACCTTCTGACAAGGGTTTCTCCCTTTAGTGTAGCCAGAAATGCCTTGAATTAGATCTTGACATGCTGTAAAACTGCCTTAATCATGTAAATGTTGGAGTGATTGCGGTTGctgataataatttttatattgttgtaattcttcttcttcttgtgtgtatatgtttgtgatttatttatcttattattatttatttatttcaaatgttttatttaaattatttgtctGCCTATCATTTGTGATTGATTTTGAAATTTGTCTCGAGGgccaaatgtttcatttattgatCTAAAGATCGATCTCTGTCAATGCTGAAAGTCTGAAATTTACTCTGCATCAGATACAAtcgtttattaatttattattatttttctacatGTTCAGtgcttgtgtgtttctgcagttCTGCTATCTGTCCAaaaatacttataataataataataaagtccaaAAATTCAAATGGGATCCACTCGTGATGTGACATTCCAGCAATCTGTTGTCATGTGGAAACCCAGACACTGTGAACAAAGAAATTCATCATCTTCAATGAAATGTGTCTAACTTGATTCTGTACCAAGATATGTCTGCACTTAATAAAAAACATCAACCTAAACAATCTGTTTGTCTGTGACTAATTACATCCTGAGACTTCCTCTAACAGCATCAAACTCATTATGAAAAGTAATTTCACAAGCTCTCAACACAAGACAGACCACAGTACTGTTTTAAAACatcaatgaaactttttttttttacttttttgaataattaaaaaaatctatgacTATGAGGCTAAATGGAAAATATACTTTCTAATGAACTGTTAAAAagctaaaatgttattaaaaacagTGAAACTTGAAAACAATATACAAtttatgtgtgggtgtgtgtatgtaaacatttcaattttaaaataaaatctgtagatCTTTTTAggaaacaatattattaaattaattactaaTAAATACTGAAGAGAGAATTCACCATAGACACCAAATCCCACAATGCAGCACCTCAGACACACTGCTGTTATGCAGACAGCCTCTCAAAGGCcatgggacacacacacacacacacacacacacacacaaacacaaacttccACAAACAGCCTCACCCCAGGGCTGAGAACAAGAAACTCATAGATCTGaaagaaatacacacaaaaacaccatGGTAAGGCAGCCTTGGGCTAGTTCTCAATTTTTACTCCAATTAATATTTCTCACAGCAAGTCATTTCTATATAAACAGAAACCCTAAATTATATTTCCACTGTCATTGCCCAGGAAACACATTTACCCAGATACTGAACCTGATATTTATTGACATCGATTAGAGAAAATATGTTTGTTTACTTGTTATTTAATGACATTTCAGCTAATAGTAAAACAATGTAGCACAAAACACGTAATTCATaaagcaaaaatgtaaatgtttaaaacattacaaaaatcaaATCACTGTTTAGGCAAAAAGAAATAGTAATTAATGAATTGGATACAATTTATACACATGTGACAACCTGCCCCAGCCTAACATTTATgataaaagtcattattttaacatatttccATCTTGTATAAAAGCTGTTAGTTGCTTGAtatggatatttaaaaaataaaaacctgcatAGAAAATACTAGAAAATACCGTAAAATAATATTATCTTtgcaaataaatatattgaaTTGTGATattctatatatactgtatatgtatgtatgtttgtatgtatgtatatatacaaatgGTCTATAGTAGCATGAGCTGaaaaactgcacacacacacacacacacacacacacacatacttatacAAAAAGTAGAAAATGCTGTTAAAATAGCTTTTGATGGAGTAAGTCACATCACTACTTGAAACTTCACATGCAATACTCATCTTgagtattaattattttttgtgtacATTCCATCAGTGTATTTTATTACAGAATGCAACCCTCTGTGACCCCGTAATCACTAACTAATTTGCATGTATGCACATGCGCACTGCTCCAGACTATGTGCACCACtccctgtgtgtatgtgtgtgtgtgtgagtgtgtgtgtgtgtgtgtgtgtggatgacagGTGGAGAGCAGCTGCAAAGCGGGCTGGCGAAGATAACAACAGATAAAgccttttcacacacacacacacacacacacacacacacacacacacacacacacacacacacacacacacacacacacactgtggccaACATTTACAAACCAGAACAAAACAAGGTAATGGCATCTGAAGATACAGCAAACAACAAGCTAATATGATTTACAGCTGAAACcgatcatacacacacaaatgagcATCAACAGTGTGATCAATCAGCATTAGTTCAGCATCATTGAGAGGCTGGATGTTGACTTTACTTGCCTCTCAGAATGACTGGCCTGTAGTGTGTGTCCTAATGATTTAACTGGACACATTTCAGCTAGTATCAATCATCTGAGGTCTGATCCATGGAGCTGGTGCATGCTGGGAGAGAGAATGAGACTGATTAATAGCACTTCCTTTGCTAACAATAAAGTACCAGCAATTAACAGCTAACAGAATATTCTCAAAACATTCTAAgttatgaacaaatgttcttGCAGTAATGTTCAGTTATCTTGGTCTTTAATCATTCTCAAAACGTtagcacaaaaatattatttatacagtttttttcgactgctaaacgacagtgagcacaactggagctacatgtgcaaaactctaactacagtctgcactaccaacagtcacctgagctaaacagttcacatcacctgcaaaactcgttccaagcaacacaactcttaacacatggctcaaaacagactcagtgcagccaaacactacacacaaccctcactgagataacacacaccgtcactcagaacacaccgagaggaaaaactctagcatcaaacaccaatacagaaaatactcacttttcatctttacagaaaaagtcatattttcttcaaagaaaggagtgacattctttcacattatttatttacatttttagaacataaaaattctttaaggtaaatgaaaattagcagtttgcttcaatagtctgtagtaattaacggaattacagtaatgagaaaaaaaaggtatAAACTAAAAGTacactgtaattcgaacaaacaattttcagggctaatcctgaaattgcaatcagcagtgtttgaaatctcttctgttttgaatgtgtggttcactgttctgacagcagtgtgttagcatttgaacaaagtgctgtaaatccacagtgttgtgcaggttgtggttaaagtcgtgggataagtgtgtaaagttttgaaaactgtgttcaagcaatgaaaaacgaactagagtttggttcacatgaactgctgctgtgcagactgtagtaagagttttgcacatgtgactccagttgtgcccactgtgCCCCAAATGTGAAGTTTTGGATGTTGCAGAACATTCCGAAATAAAGTTTTCATTACTTAATGGAAAAGTTAACAAAATGTATTGCcgaggttctctcaaagttatgaacaattGTTCTTCCAAGTAATATTAACTGAACATCCATtcagttatctggtctttaataatgttctcaaaacattagtACAAAAACATTGTTTATACATTGTTCGTGGAATGTTTTGTCCTAAAACGATTGTTCCAAAGTAACATTCCTTTAATGTTTACAAAGTGATAAAATAGAACATTTCAGCAACATTTCTCCAAGAGATCTGAGCTGCTATCAACATTCATTTTATAGCCCTATTACTGCACATGAACAAATATCTCATTTGTGTCTGCTTTCAATCTCCTGAAGATTTATTTTCTGTAGCAAAAGTCAATTTCAGTTGAATGATAAAGTTTTTTCCTCTTTAGCTAGATGTTGTTctgctgttttcttcaactgCTTCAATCACTCTATATAGACTAATACAATCAGATACAACAATAATTTCTGAAATATTTATTGCAATATAGGCTACTGATAAATTGAATATTCTGGAGTGGATGCTTTCAACTGATTTGTGTTGAATGTTATCGTTGGAATGGAAATATGGATCTTTTATTTGTAAACAATGACATACAACTAGCGAGCTAAGCCAGTAATACTGTCAGTATTGTGTAAACATCGCTGAAGACGTGAAAAGAGGAACATTTAAGTCATTTAAGCCGGAACCGCTACTATTGATTCAATTTTGATCATTCAGTTCAAGCGATTCAAGCGACACATTTAAAAGATCTGACCAAAATTTCTGTGTGTGAGGGTACATTGCcaaaacaaatgaattaattttCCTCAGAAGAGACAAAAATATCAATTCACTT
The genomic region above belongs to Carassius carassius chromosome 18, fCarCar2.1, whole genome shotgun sequence and contains:
- the LOC132092111 gene encoding insulinoma-associated protein 1a — translated: MPRGFLVKRNKKATPVSYRVRSEEDEQGAFPSAQQDAAGAHRPASPRTDSVQPVQFGNPEVVYRSMYSPTRPVSREHERACLERRFNLSSPISAESFPAAPNGSDHAPFAPVDLKIGTSNSTRTGTTLTTKRPASDTERKGKPASKKAKAMRKLQFEDEVTTSPVLGLKIKEGPVEQKPRSQCTGSDKPLGEFVCQLCREAYADPFSLAQHKCSRIVRIEYRCPECDKLFSCPANLASHRRWHKPKTAPQNPESNKTPAPQKEETSSDRDTPSPELSESGSEDGLYDCQHCGRKFKRQAYLKKHVMAHHDACDKSQSQAPLNLSASECHSHLCPVCGENFPSRVSQERHIRLLHSAQIYPCKYCPAMFYSSPGLTRHINKCHPSENRQVILLQMPVRPAC